The following proteins are co-located in the Cetobacterium sp. NK01 genome:
- a CDS encoding sulfatase-like hydrolase/transferase, producing MENIAIILLDQIRTDMLGCYGHNIVKTPNMNKLADEGVIFDRAYTPASVCCPARTSLFTGQMPTNHKIIRNVEKAEVQDPSLNNPNIISDLKDHKKIYIGKWHVGGNILPKDFGFIGHNFDGYGYPGSNVYENMVFDQGPKKEDRYVKWLEEKGFETPKVTDEYFGENPHLRVQELCGKLHCPKEATLPFFVIDEAKKEILQAKKEGRPFFIWMNFWGPHTPCVVPEPYYSMYNPNDVILDKSFYEPLKNKPNHYKNISQMWGMWDASEDRWKEVITKFWGYITLIDDALGEFFQFLKNEGLYDDIFLTVTADHGDAMGAHKMIEKGEFMFETTYRIPMIIKDPKSPRKGERENAMVYLHDLTPSCSDLINGNYSDFFDGKSLLPLLRNEAYDKRNGILGQLSGHFVSFEQRMWRNERYKIVFNATDLCELYDLEKDPEEINNVFYDEQFKDLKKQMLKELYCEMVEIKDPLANWLYRIINYL from the coding sequence ATGGAAAATATAGCAATTATTTTACTAGATCAAATTCGTACTGATATGTTAGGGTGTTATGGGCATAATATTGTCAAAACACCTAATATGAATAAATTAGCTGATGAGGGAGTTATTTTTGATAGAGCTTATACTCCTGCATCTGTTTGTTGTCCAGCAAGAACATCACTTTTCACAGGACAAATGCCAACAAATCATAAGATAATTAGAAATGTTGAAAAAGCTGAGGTACAAGATCCTAGCTTAAACAATCCAAATATAATTTCAGATTTAAAAGACCATAAAAAAATATATATTGGAAAGTGGCATGTTGGAGGAAATATTTTACCTAAAGATTTTGGATTTATTGGTCACAATTTTGATGGATATGGATATCCTGGAAGTAATGTTTATGAGAATATGGTTTTTGATCAAGGTCCTAAAAAAGAGGATAGATATGTAAAATGGTTAGAAGAAAAAGGATTTGAAACTCCTAAAGTTACAGATGAATATTTCGGAGAAAACCCTCATCTTAGAGTTCAAGAACTTTGTGGAAAACTTCATTGTCCTAAAGAAGCCACTCTACCATTCTTTGTAATTGACGAAGCTAAAAAGGAGATTTTACAAGCTAAAAAAGAGGGAAGACCATTTTTTATTTGGATGAATTTCTGGGGACCTCATACTCCATGTGTAGTTCCAGAACCTTATTACTCTATGTATAATCCTAATGATGTAATCCTTGATAAAAGTTTCTATGAACCTTTAAAAAATAAACCAAACCACTATAAAAACATCTCTCAAATGTGGGGAATGTGGGATGCTAGTGAAGATAGATGGAAAGAGGTTATAACTAAATTCTGGGGATATATAACTCTTATTGATGATGCTCTTGGAGAGTTCTTCCAATTCCTAAAAAATGAAGGACTTTATGATGATATATTTTTGACAGTTACTGCTGATCATGGAGATGCTATGGGAGCTCATAAGATGATTGAAAAAGGTGAGTTTATGTTTGAAACTACCTATAGAATCCCAATGATTATAAAAGATCCTAAATCTCCTAGAAAGGGAGAGAGAGAAAATGCCATGGTTTATTTACATGATTTAACTCCTTCATGTAGTGATCTTATCAATGGTAATTATTCTGACTTCTTTGATGGAAAATCTCTTCTTCCATTACTAAGAAACGAAGCATATGATAAAAGAAATGGAATTTTAGGACAACTTTCTGGTCATTTCGTATCTTTTGAACAAAGAATGTGGAGAAATGAAAGATATAAAATTGTTTTTAATGCAACTGATCTTTGTGAGCTTTATGATTTAGAAAAAGATCCTGAAGAGATTAATAACGTATTCTATGATGAGCAATTTAAAGATCTTAAAAAACAAATGTTAAAAGAACTTTATTGTGAAATGGTTGAAATTAAAGATCCCCTAGCAAATTGGCTTTATAGAATCATTAACTATCTATAA
- a CDS encoding GntR family transcriptional regulator, whose amino-acid sequence MSKIKKNNSNYERIYKELKKSIEKGKIKEFEKLPTEMQLCENYDVSRITIRKALEKLEQDNLIQKIRGKGTFVTPMPIVQNKSGLNKLFDDIKKSGKTPYSKILSIGIFSPTEEIQEKMEITTENVLIIEWVRYADNEPILYEKIHFLAEKLQGLEKMDLSDKKLYDILEKKYGIIFEKGVEKFRPCILNEDLQKLMKTKNYNLGMEIEKKLWFNNKIFEYTLAYIRGDRFIYTTEYKK is encoded by the coding sequence GTGAGTAAAATAAAGAAAAACAATAGTAATTACGAAAGAATTTATAAAGAACTCAAAAAAAGTATCGAAAAGGGAAAGATAAAAGAGTTTGAAAAACTTCCTACTGAGATGCAATTATGTGAAAACTACGACGTAAGCAGAATAACTATTCGTAAGGCCCTGGAAAAACTTGAGCAGGATAATCTTATACAAAAGATTAGAGGAAAAGGTACATTTGTTACACCAATGCCTATTGTTCAAAACAAGTCAGGTTTAAATAAACTTTTTGATGATATCAAAAAATCTGGTAAAACACCATACTCTAAAATTTTATCTATTGGAATTTTTTCTCCAACAGAGGAGATACAAGAGAAAATGGAGATTACAACTGAAAATGTTCTTATTATTGAATGGGTTAGATACGCTGATAATGAACCCATACTTTATGAAAAAATACATTTTTTAGCAGAAAAACTTCAAGGGTTAGAAAAAATGGACTTATCTGACAAAAAGCTTTATGATATTTTAGAAAAAAAATATGGAATAATTTTTGAAAAAGGAGTTGAAAAATTTAGACCTTGTATATTAAATGAGGATTTACAAAAACTCATGAAAACTAAAAACTATAATTTAGGAATGGAAATTGAAAAAAAATTATGGTTTAATAATAAAATTTTTGAGTATACTTTAGCATACATAAGAGGGGATAGATTTATATATACAACAGAATATAAAAAATAA
- a CDS encoding flavodoxin, with protein MNIGVFYGSTTGVTEQVAEKLGSLLDAKVFHAGDIEKILEFDTAILATSTWGIGDIQDDWIGPLEKLKSLNLTGKKIGIVGVGDQEAFSSSFVNGMRDLYVAATEANATIVGSTSTDGYSFDESTAIENGKFIGLVIDESNQSNLTNERIEKWVVNFK; from the coding sequence ATGAATATTGGTGTATTTTATGGAAGTACTACTGGAGTTACTGAACAAGTTGCTGAAAAATTAGGAAGTTTATTAGATGCAAAAGTATTTCACGCAGGTGATATCGAGAAGATTTTAGAATTTGATACTGCTATATTAGCAACATCTACTTGGGGAATAGGAGATATACAAGATGATTGGATTGGACCTTTGGAAAAATTAAAAAGCTTAAATTTAACTGGAAAAAAAATTGGAATTGTTGGAGTTGGAGATCAAGAAGCTTTCTCTTCTAGTTTTGTTAATGGAATGAGAGATTTATATGTTGCTGCAACTGAGGCTAACGCAACTATTGTTGGATCAACTTCAACTGATGGATACTCTTTTGATGAGTCAACAGCTATTGAAAATGGTAAGTTTATTGGTTTAGTTATTGATGAATCAAATCAAAGTAATTTAACAAATGAGAGAATTGAAAAGTGGGTTGTTAATTTTAAATAA